The genome window GCTCAACGTTTCTGATTCACTTTCTGTCGTCGAATACCAACGCGGAAGTGACAGAGAAACAGCGCTTGCTGGAAGCCCTGGAAGGTGCCCAACAGGCTACAATGCTGCTGGAGCACATGATGCGGGACATTCAGTTGCTCGAACTAAAGCGCGAAATTCAAACAAAAGCCAGTTCGGACATCGACCAGCAGCAGCGCGACTATTTCTTGCGGCAGCAGATCAAAGTTCTTCAGGATGAATTGGGCATGGATACGCCCGACCGGGACCTGGAAGAAATTCGTCTGAAAGCAGCCCGTAAAAAATGGCCGGATGCCGTTAAGGCCCATTTTGATAAAGAACTGAATAAGCTCCAGCGCATCAATCCCATGGCTCCGGAATACCCGGTGACCATGAATTACATTGAGTTGATGGTTGAATTGCCGTGGAATGAATATACCAAAGACAATTTCGACCTTAAACGCGCTCAGAAAATTCTGGACTCCGATCACTTCGGTCTGGAAAAAGTGAAGGAACGCATGATTGAGTACCTGGCCGTTCTGAAGCTTACCAACGATTTGAAAGCGCCCATTTTGTGCCTGTATGGCCCTCCGGGCGTTGGTAAAACATCGTTAGGCCGTTCGGTGGCCAAAGCCTTAGGACGCAAATACGTTCGGATGGCACTCGGCGGCGTTCATGACGAAGCTGAAATTCGGGGACACCGCAAAACGTATATTGGCGCCATGCCGGGCAAGATTATTCAGAATTTGAAAAAAGCCGCTTCATCAAGCCCGGTCTTTATTCTGGATGAAATTGACAAGGTAAGCGCCGACTTTCGGGGGGATCCATCGGCGGCTTTGCTCGAGGTGCTAGACCCTGAGCAAAACTCGACCTTCATGGATAATTACCTGGATGTGGAGTATGACTTGTCGAAAGTCCTGTTTATCGCTACAGCTAACTCACTGGATACCATTCACCCCGCCCTGCGCGACCGGATGGAAATCATTGAGGTAACGGGGTATACAGTCGAGGAAAAAATTCAGATTGCCAAGAAATACCTGTTCCCTAAACAGCGCAAAATTCACGGCCTGAAACCGAAAGATTTAGTGATTGAAGACAAGGCGCTTCAACGAATTATCGACGGTTACACGCGCGAATCAGGCGTTCGGAACCTGGAACAAAAGGTTGGCGCGCTGGTGCGGAAAGTGGCCAAGTCGATTGCGATGGAAGAAGACTATCCGAAAACGATCAAATCGGCGGATATTCCTAAACTGCTGGGTGCTGAGATTTTCGACCGTGACTTGTATACGGATGACGATGTAGCCGGAATTGTTACCGGACTGGCGTGGACACAGGTGGGCGGCGAAATTCTGTTCATTGAGTCGAGCTTGAGCCGGGGAAAAGGAAACCTGACCCTGTCGGGCCAACTGGGCGACGTTATGAAAGAATCAGCCGTTACGGCACTTTCTTATTTGAAAGCCCACGCGGACGAATTGAACATTGATTACCGCCTGTTCAATCATTACGACCTGCATATTCACATTCCGGCGGGCGCGGTGCCAAAAGATGGCCCGTCTGCGGGGATTACCATGCTTACCTCCATCGCTTCGATTTATACCCAACGCAAGGTAAAACCGTTTTTGGCCATGACAGGGGAAATCACCCTGCGCGGCAAAGTTCTTCCGGTTGGTGGTATTAAAGAGAAGATTCTGGCGGCAAACCGGGCGGGCGTGCGTGAAATCCTGATGTGTTCTAAAAACGGAAAAGACGTTCAGGAAATCAACCAGAATTACATCAAAGACCTGACAATCCATTACGTTGATAATGTTAATCAGGTGCTGGAAACGGCGCTGTTGCCGGAGAAAGTACGTCGTCCGATGAATTTTGTATTTCCCGACGAGAAAGAGCGGGAACTGGAGAAAGTAACTTACTGATAAATTTTTTTATCGACCCCAAAACAGCTTTTCGTCGCACGATGAAAGCTGTTTTGGGGTAATTTTTTGCCTATGATACCACTCCCTTCGTCATTCCGCGAACGCCTGCAAACCCAATTAGGTGAGGCTTATCCGGACTTTGAAGTGGCTCTTAACCAGCCTGCCCCGGTCAGTATTCGGATTAATCCGGCCAAACCCAGGCTTAATACGGATGGACTGGAACGCGTACCGTGGTGTGATACGGGCTTTTACTTACCCGAAAGGCCCGTTTTTACCCTTGATCCGTTGTTCCAGGCAGGCGCGTATTATGTGCAGGAGGCATCATCCATGTTGCTTGCTGAAGCGGTGAAGCAAACAGTTAATTTGAGTAAGCCGCTCCGTGTTTTGGATTTGTGCGCCGCGCCAGGTGGAAAAAGCACCTTGCTGGCTTCCTTGCTTTCAGACAAAAGTCTGCTGGTTTGCAACGAGGTGATTCGCACCCGCGTGCCCATTCTGCGGGAAAATATAGAAAAGTGGGGGTTTCCAAACGTGGTAATCAGCAATCACGATCCCGAAGATTTCAGCGGATTGGCAGGCTTTTTCGACCTCGTGCTGGTCGATGCGCCCTGCTCAGGCGAAGGTTTGTTTCGGAAAGATCCCAAAGCAGTGGCCGAATGGTCGGAAGCCAGTGTCCAGCTCTGCGCCCTGCGGCAACAACGCATTCTAACCGAAGCCATGTCGCTAGTCAGCGAACGCGGTGTGCTTCTCTACAGCACTTGTACTTATAACGACGAGGAAAACGTACAAAATGCAGCGATGCTGGCCGAGCAGGGTTTTCAAAGTATCCCGCTGGACTTTCCTGCTGGCTGGGGAATCACCGAAAAAAAATCAGGTGATTTAACGGGTTACCAATGTTATCCGCATAAAGTCAAAGGCGAAGGCTTTTTTCTGAGCGTATTTCGTCGCAAAAGCTCGACCGGATTACTCCCTAATTTACCCCGCAATTTTAAATCGTTTAAGCCTTTGCAGCCTAAACAGCAGGCCGCCTTACAGCCTTTTTTGCAGAATCCAACCCAATACTCTTTTTACGTAAAGCCCAACGGTGACTTGCTGTCGCTTCCGACCGCGTTGACAGCCGACTTTCTGAGACTGGATGTTGCCTTACGCAACAAAGGAATGGGCCTGGATTTAGGTACGTTCAAAGGCACTGACTTTATTCCATCGCACGCGCTGGCTTTGAGTTCGATTGTTTCCCCACAAATCCTAGGTGTTGACTTGACCAAAGAAGATGCGCTGCGGTATTTCAAAAAGGAAAATCTGATTTTGCAGGAACCAGCAAAAGGGTGGTTGCTAGCCAAATACGAGGGCCTCAATCTTGGCTGGTTAAAAGGCGTTGGTAACCGCGTCAATAATTACCTGCCCAAAGACTGGCGCATCCGAATGGACATCGAATAAGCGCTTGATTTCGGCGATGTTGTGATAAGCTGGTAATAGTATAAAAGTAGTTTGCCGAAAAATCATCATCTTTGTCAATAAAACTCAATTATTTTCAAGATACAGAATGGCTTACGGATTATTGAAAGGAAAGCGCGGTATCATTACCGGTGCGCTGGATGAGAAATCAATCGCCTGGAAAGTGGCGCTGAAGGCAAAAGAAGAAGGGGCTACGTTTACGTTATCGAACGCACCCATTGCCATGCGGATGGGCGCCATCAAAAGCCTAGCCGAGCAGTGCGAAGCTGAAATCATACCCGCCGATGCAACTTCAGTAGAAGATATTGAAAATCTTTATACCAAATCCGTGGATGTGCTGGGCGGCAAAATCGACTTTGTTCTCCACTCCATTGGAATGAGCCCGAATGTCCGGAAAGGTAAGGCTTACGGTGACCTGAATTACGAGTGGTACCAAAAGAGCATCGATATTTCGGCGCTGTCTTTCCACCGCCTGATGCAGGTTGGCGAGAAAATGGATGTCATCAATGACTGGGGCTCGTTTGTCGCCTTGACGTATACCGCCGCTCAACGCGCATTTGCATTCTATTCGGATATGGCTGACGCAAAAGCCGCTCTGGAATCCATTGCTCGTAGCTATGGCTACCGGTTTGGCAAGCTCAAAAACGTTCGGGTTAACACGGTTTCCCAATCGCCAACGGTAACAACGGCGGGATCGGGCATTGGTGGCTTTAACGATTTCTACAGCTTTGCGGATAAAATGTCGCCACTGGGCAACGCCTCGGCGGAAGATTGCGCGAACTACGTCGTGACGCTGTTCTCCGACCTGACCCGGATGGTGACCATGCAAAACCTCTTCCACGACGGCGGTTTCTCTATGACTGGCGTCTCCCAAGACGTAATGGACATGATTCAGGCTAGCCAGCAGCAACAGCAGCAATAAAAATTCATTTCAGGAGCGAAGCTCTAACGCTTCGCTCCTGAATTATATCAATTCTCTTACCTGAATCCGGCTGTTCCCATCCAGCCCTTTTTCTACCTGAATCTGCACGCTGATCCGCTCCTTGATCTCGTGGCGGTGCGAAATAATTCCAATTGTCTTTTGGCTATCCTGCTGCAATCGTTCCAGCATTACAATGGCTGTGTCGAGTGTTTCCGGGTCGAGCGTTCCGAAGCCTTCATCAATAAAGAGGCTTTCAATCTGCACATTCTGTGACGCCAAATCGGATAAGCCTAACGCCAACGCCAGACTAAGCGTAAAGGTCTCCCCACCCGACAAGCTGGATACCGAGCGTTCTTTGCTGCCCTGGTACTGATCAACAACGTACAGTTCTTCCTGCCCATCGTGGGGCTTAAGCAGCAGGTAGCGATCCGTTAGGTCTTTCAAACGACGGTTGGCGAGGCCAATCAACTGCGCCAGGGTCAATCCCTGAGCAAATTTACTGTATTCATCGCCGCGTGCGCTGCCAATCAACCGGTTCAGATCACGCCAGGGCCGGGCTTCGGTTTCCAGTTTTTGTAAGTCTTTGGACAGCCGCTTCAACTTCTGTCGGTTCTCACCATCCTCGTCCAGTTGCCGTTTGTAATAGCCAACTTGCTCGCGATTTTTCTGCACGCTGGCCCGCAAAGTGCGCAAATGTTGCATGACCTCTTCCATCGGTAGCCCGTTCTGGCGGCTTGCTATAGCCTGTTCCTGTTTTGTCTGCTCATCCTGGCGCTTGCTTTTAATTTCGTTTGCCTCCCGTTCCAGCACCGTTTTCTGGTCCCGCAAAGCCTGAAGCGTTCGGCTATCCAGCAGACTGGCCCGGGCCTGAGCCGGAGAAGCAAATCCCCGTCTTTCCAATTGGGGCAGCAGGGTCTGGGTCAATGTCGCATATTGCCTATCGAACTCCGCAAAGGCATCGGTTGCGTTTTGTAACAGTTGGCTTTGGGTAGCCTGGAGCGATTGGGATTTTGTAAAGTTATTGACCAGGTTTTCACAGACCTCTCGGCTATCGTCGCCGACGTATAATTTTTCCTTTTCCAGCTTTAACCGCTGTGCTTCCCGCATGCTCTCCTGAACCAGGCCAAAGTCATCGGTTAACCGGCGCAAGGTCGTATCCTGTTCCCACAACGATTGCAGTACGGCTAAATCCGCTCGTTTGGCATTGGCTAGTTTGTGCTGGTCTTTCACCTGCTCTGCCGACAAAGAGGTGTCTAGCGCCAGGGTCGTTAGCTGTTGGGCAATCTCCGTTCTCTTTTTTGAATACAGGTCCCGTAATTCCTTACGCTGGTTGACAAAAGCATTCTGGTCAGCCTCAGCGATCAGAAGCTGGCTTTTCAGCTCGTCAAACTGCTTCTTTTTGGCGTTCCAGTCGGAGGATACCAACTGAAGTTCCAGCTCTAGTTTCCCGGTTTGATTGATGTAATGCTGCGCATACGGATGTTCCAGCGAACCACACAACAGACACGGTTCCCCCGCCCGCAGTGCTTTTCTTAACTCTTCAAAATCGGCTTCCTGCGCCAAACGAATTTTATCCTCTTCAAGCTGCTTTTTCTTTTTGTCGAGTGCCTCTAATTCCTCCGCATATTGCGCTAAGACAGGCGTTTTATTTCCGATAAACTGGCTTTGTTTCTCAATTTTCTGATTGAGCGTCATGCCATCTCCCAGACGGTCCTGCTGCTGCTTCAGTGCCTCGTAGAGCAATAACAAGTTGTTCTCCTGATCAATTAACAGAGCCACATCGCGCTGGATATTTTCCGGATTAAGCATCGGATATTCCTGCTCCAACTGCACCAGTTCAACACCAATGGTTTTATGGCGCTCCGCAATCAGGCGGGTTGTGGCATCAATGTCTTTGGGATCTAACGACCGAATCCAGGTTTCCTTGGCGGCCTCAATCGTTTCCTTGATAGCTTTGAACGGCTTCTGGGCGTTTTCCCGCTCCGCTTTAAGTTGCTGCGTCAGCTTCAGAATTGTTTCCCGAAAGGTATCGATGTCGCGCACAAAGGTTTCTGCCGAAAGCCGCGATTGGCCCGTCAAAGTTTGGGCTTTGGTAACCAAGCTGGTAATCTGGCCGGCTAGTACTCCTGATTCCTTACGCGCTCTTTCTTGATTCTCTCTTTCGCGATTGCGGTTGGTTTCAATCCCGGTCAGATTTGCTAATTCGCCGGATAAATCAGCCACCGCTTCGTGGCGGTTGAGCCGCTCCGCTTCCACGCCGAAAGCTTCCTGCTTCTGGCGCAACAGAGCCTCCCGCTTGTTCAGCAAAGCGAGCTGTGCGTCGGCTTCCGCTACTTTCTGGAGTATTTTCTCCTCACTCTCCCAAAACAGGATTTCCTTTCCCTCCTGTTCCAGTTGGTCATTCAGCGCCTTTTGCTCTTTTTTCAGGTTTTCAACGGCTTCGCTACTCAACACCTGAATAACGTCAATTTCCTTCTGCTTTTCAGCCACCTCTTTATCAAATTGCCGACTGATTTCGTGCGCTCGCTGGCTTAACTGGCGGTAAATTTCCGTGCCGGTGATGCGCTCCAGCATTTTGCTTCGCTCACCTGCTCTGGCTTTCAGAAACTGGTCGAATGCTCCCTGCGCCAAGACAATTGACCGCACAAACTGATCATACGTCAAGCCAATCAGCTCTTCGTTTTTCGCCGGAAAATCACGCAAATTTTTAATAGCAAATAACTCACCCTCAGACTTTTCATCTTTTAGGTGGGCCACTTCCATCTCGTAATTATTCCAATTGCCGTTCCGATTTTTGGCAATCGACCATTTTGATCGGTATGTCTGGTCGTTTACTTCGTATTCAACCTCCGCATACGCCACCGATTTAGGTTCGTGGGCGGCCTGCTGGTTGACGATGAGGCCTTCTTCGGTAATGTTTGCCAGTGAGATCGCGCCGGAAATGCGGGGAATCCGGTTAAAAAGCGCTAGAGTGATGACGTCGAGTAGCGTACTTTTTCCGGCCCCGGTCGGTCCAGAAATAACGAACAGGCCCGTGCTGCTTAATAAGCCTTCGGTAAACCGGATCGGTTCGTGCTCACCGTAAAAAGAATTGATGTTACGAAAGCGTATTTGCCGAATCTTCATGCGAAATCAAAGCGGATTGTTCCGTTACGAGGCGGTATAATTGTTTGTAGGTTTCCAGTAAAAGCTCCCGGTCATTGCCTTCAGTCTGCGCGTTGTCCAGACGACGCGCAAAGACATCCAAATAGGATAAATCCTGCAAATGGGTATCGGCTACGTACAAGGATTCCAGCCCTTGCAGTCTATTTTTAAAAATGAGTCGCGACTTAGCCACTAAAAAAGAGGCGTCGGCATAGTCGCGTTGTAGCTGCTCAAAATGCGTTCGGGCGCTTAAGGTTTCGTTTTCCTCTTCCACCAGCACTTCGACCAGCGTAGGCAGGTGCTCGTCTACGCTTTCAATTGAACCCAACATTTCCCGGACATACTCCAACGGACCAGAAACGTGCCGAAGCGTTCGGTTACGCGGCACGGGAATGGTTTCAACCGCCGTTACTTGGCCGTTTTCTACGGTCAATTCCAGCAATTGGTGGTGATTATTTCGCTCACTGAAGCTAAGCGGCAACGGCGAACCACTGTAACGCACGGTATCGGAAGCGCCAATTTTTTGCGGCACGTGAATATGACCCAAAGCAACATAATTAAAGCCGCCCGGAAAATGTTCGGATGAAAAAGCCGCCTGACCTCCCACCGAATGGATTTCGCGTTCGCTTTCGGGAGAAATAGAAGCACCATTGACATAGAGGTGGCCCATCGCCAATACCGGAACGTCTTTGTATTCGGTATGGCAAAAATCGCTGATGCGTTCGTAGTGGTTGCGAATCCCCATGCGCACGGCTTCCAGCCGGTCTTCGTAGGTCTGACCAGAAACCGATTGACGCAAATCGGCGTCTCGAAGGTAAGGCACGGCAGCAACCAGCAGGTCCGTTGAGCCAGTTGCCAGCCGAATCACTTCCTCCCGGCAGTCGCCATTCGTGCAGCCCACCACGTGAATGTTCAGGTGTCGAAGCAATTCCCGGGGTGCATTCAGCTTACTCGCCGAATCGTGGTTGCCTCCCGTTATAATGATTTTCCGCTGGAGCGGCAGCATCTTGGTCAGGAACTGGTAATACAACGACATCGAGCCGTCATTCGGGTTTGTGGTGTCAAATACGTCCCCGGAAATGAGCAGGACATCGATCTCCCGTTGCTCTATTGTCTCCGCCAGCCAGTCCAGAAAACGAACGTGATCGTCGCGCAGGTCGTGTTTATACAGCCGTTTTCCCAGATGCCAATCGGCCGTGTGCAGAATCTTCATGCCTTCTTAAACTTCTTTCCAACCGGAAGTTAGCCAAAATTCTGCTAAGGCTTCAAAATAAATGTCTGGTTCGGACATAATTCCAGGCCAAAAAATACCTTTACTTTTGTTCTTCTTTTACAGAGAGCGATATGCGTATCCAGAAGTGGCGATCGTAGTTACTCTTAGGGAATGAATTTCAATTAACAGTAGCATAACTTCTTACGAATAAATGGAAAATCCTGTTTTAATATTTGGGGCTGGCAGCCTGGGTGTAACCGCTCTGGATATTTTTCAACGGAATAGCGTCGTGGTGTACGGTCTGCTCGACGACAACAAGGAATTGCACGGCAAAGAATTTGGTGACATTACGGTTTTGGGCGAAACGGATGACGATGGCTTTCTGAAGCTGATCGGTCAAAAGTGCGAAGCATTCGTTGCGGTTGGCGATACGCGGGTACGGAAGCGCCTCGTGAAAATGCTTAACGACCGGCGGCACATTCAGCCCGTTAACGCCATCCACGATAAAGCCATCGTATCGACACTGGCGGCTATTGGCCACGGTAATTTGATCAGCGCCAATACATTGATTAATGCATTCGCTACCATTGGACAACATTGCATTCTTCAATCGGGCGTCGTGATCGAAGCACAGGCGAGCCTGGGCGATTTTGTCCACGTGGGTACAGGCAGCCTGATTAATTCGGGGGTAACGGTTGAGGAAGGCGCTTTTATCGGCACTGGCGTGACCATTGTTGCCGGTGTGACCATCGGAAAAGGCGCGCGGATTGGAGCAGGCTCCGTTGTTATTGAAAACGTTGGCGCAGGAACAACCGTCTTCGGGAATCCAGCTCAAAAGGTTTAAGAAGCAGTCAGCCTGGGCGATTCTCCAGGCTGACACTTATTTTTTTACTCTACGTATAGTTCAACATTGGCCAGAAAATCCTGGTACGTCCGCTCGATCCCCTCCTGTAATTCAGTCGTGTGTTTCCATCCGAAGCTGTGCAGCCGGGATACATCCATGAGTTTACGGGGTGTTCCGTCGGGTTTGTCGGTATTCCAGTGTACTTCGCCCTGGTAGCCAACCACCGTTTGTACCATTTCAACCAGTTCGCGGATCGTTACATCTTCGCCCGTACCAATGTTTACAAACAACTCGTCGTTATAGGTTTCCATCAAAAATACGCAGGCTTCGGCCAGGTCGTCAGCATGCAGAAATTCCCGACGCGGCGAGCCTGTCCCCCAAACTTCCACAAAAGGAACGCTGTTTACTTTCGCCTCGTGAAACTTCCGGATCAGGGCTGGCAGTACGTGTGAGCCTTGTAGGTCGTAGTTATCATTGGGACCATACAGGTTCGTTGGCATGGCCGAAATAAAGTTTGCTCCGTATTGGCTGCGGTAGGCTTCGCACAACTTAATACCGGCAATTTTAGCGATGGCGTACGGTTCGTTCGTTGGTTCCAGAAAACCGCTCAGCAGGTATTCTTCTTTCAGCGGTTGCGGAGCCAGTTTTGGATAAATACAAGATGACCCTAAGAACAGCAACTTCTTGACGTCATTCTGGTAAGCACTATGAATGATATTCGCTTCAATCATTAAATTCTCATACAGAAACTGAGCGCGGTAGGTGTTGTTAGCCACGATCCCACCTACTTTTGCCGCTGCCAGAAAAACATAATCTGGCTTTTCTGTTTGAAAAAACTCCTCAACCAGCGCCTGGTTCCGCAGATCTAGTTCGGAGGAGGTGCGGGTTACAATATTTGTAAAGCCTTCCGACTCCAGTTTCCGTACAATAGCCGATCCTACCATTCCGCGGTGTCCGGCTACATAAATTTTAGCGTGTTTTTCCACAATGAGTTAATTTTGAGAAAGATTGGAACGATTTCAAGCGAAATAAAACCGGTCTTCAATCGTTCCAAATATAACAAAGAACCGGCGTATTTTATTACCGATGATTCGAATTGCTTTAGTTGGTCTCCTGTTCATTATCACTGAACAAACGCTTGTTGCCCAAACTCCGGCTACGACTACCCAGCCCGATGCGCTGACTACTTCGGCACGCCCTACGGCTATTCCCGAAGCCAAGAAAACATCAATCCTGACTACGGTTGAGCAAACGCTTGGCGTTGAAGGGACGGTTAAAAGAACCAAAGACGAGGTCAAAAGAACCAAAGACGACGTTAAAAAAACGGTTAATAATACCAAAGAGGAGTTCAAGAAGACCGTTAATTCAACTAAGGATCAGGCAGAAAAAGCAGCCGAATACGCCAAAGGGGAAGCGCAGAAACTAGACGAATTTGCAACTGAGACCCTGCCCGATTTAGGATTAAAATTAAGCCAGGCAAAGAAAGAAAACACGGAAAAAAAGAAAAAAAGCAAGCTACTCCGCACCGAATACGAAGGTTTGCCCATTACCGAAGCGTACACCAAATTTGGTAGCGGGGATAAAACCATTATCGAAAAATTTACCGTTCTGAAACAGTTTCGGCAACCGAGTCCGTATGTTCGGGAGATTTACTGGTACGATGCCAAGGAACAGCGCGTGCGCTATTCGGTCATTAAAGACAAAGAAAAATCGTTTATCCTGCACGGCCCCTACAAGCGCTACCAGAACGGCAATCTGATTGAAGAAGGTTACTATTATGTGGGCGCTAAAGATGGTCGCTGGGAGCGATACGACGGAAATTTTATGCTCTCCGATAAAGTCCGGTACTCCCGTGGTTTTCCGGCTGAATCACAAATTACCTACTACGACTCCACACATACAAAAATCAAGGAAGTGCTGCCTAAAGAATACGGAAAGCTGCACGGCACGTATTTCGCCTTTTATGAATCTGGTCAGTTAGCCGCCGAAGGCCGCTACGACAATGGCACCAAAGTAGGCCGCTGGACGGAATATTACCCCCACCGCCGGGCCAAGAAAAAAACGACACAGTACGCTCCTAGCCGCTGGGAAGACGATTTTGAACCTTACTTAATTGGAGAGTGGGACGAAAAAGGCAAAGTCGTGTACGAGCGTCCCAAGGAGAAAGTAATTGCGGAAGAAGAGCAATAAGTTAAAACCAGCTTTTAACGAGCGGTAAGGCTTTTTCTGCCCACTGGCGATACATTTTTCCGGAGAAATGCAACTGATCGTCTGCTATTTGCGACAGATCGCCGCTCGCCGTTCGGGAGATCGGCGTAATATCAACGTACGCAATACCAGCCTTCTGGCATTCTTCCCGCGCCACAGCATTAAACGCATCAATTTCGGTAGCAATCTTCTGTCGGTTCTGGCTGGCAGCAAACGGCGTTACGCCCCAATCAGGAGTCGATAGAACAAATACCCGCGCTTTGTTGCCCCCTGCATATTGAGTTGCCGTTTGGAGCAACGCATTAAATTCGCTGCGGTATTTTTCCAGGCTCTGCCCCCGGTATTGGTTGTTGACGCCAATAAGCAGCGAGACCAGGTTGTACGTTTTGGTGTTGCCAGAACTCTTGATGGCAGCTTGCAGCTCTTCCGTCGTCCAGCCGGTTCGGGCAATGATGTCTGGATTCGCTACATTAACGCCCTGTTCGCGCAGCATCGTGGCCAGTTGAACACTCCAACGATCCGTTTCCGGTACGCTCTCGCCGATGGTATACGAATCGCCCAGCGAAAGAAACGTGTATTGAGGCGAATTGTTCGTCATCGATTTTTCGTCAACCTGGGTGCAGGCCAGCAAAAGAAGAAGGGGCAGAAATTTAACGAAGAGACACAAAGGCTGAAGCACGATATATAAGGCAAAATAGATCACCTTATAAACTAAAAGTCGATGATATGGTTCACGTTAAGCGAGCACCTACCATCGACTTGGAAATTGCATAACGTTTAGCGGCGCTTTAGCTTGGCCTCGATTGTCTGCTGGGTATGCGGCACGGCGCGCAGACGTTCTTTCGGGATCAATTTGCCGGTATCAATACAGACGCCGTATGTTCCATTTTTAATCCGTACTAAAGCGGCATCTAGTTGTTGAATGAACTTTTGCAAGCGAGCGGCTAATTGGCTCAGGTTTTCACGCTCACTGGTGTCAGCCCCGTCCTCTAATAGCTTCGATGTTCCCGACGTATTGTCGGTACCACTATCGTTACGCTTACTGAGTGTTTCCTTGATGTAATTAAGCTCACTCCGAGAGGCATCGAGCTTTTGGTTAATCAAAATTTCAAACTCTTTCAGTTCTTCCTCCGAGTAACGCTTCTTTTCTTCCTGAACCATGAGGAGTAATGTTTGTAAAAGTGGTGGTTACCAAACGGTGTTGTTTAA of Tellurirhabdus bombi contains these proteins:
- the sbcD gene encoding exonuclease subunit SbcD, translating into MKILHTADWHLGKRLYKHDLRDDHVRFLDWLAETIEQREIDVLLISGDVFDTTNPNDGSMSLYYQFLTKMLPLQRKIIITGGNHDSASKLNAPRELLRHLNIHVVGCTNGDCREEVIRLATGSTDLLVAAVPYLRDADLRQSVSGQTYEDRLEAVRMGIRNHYERISDFCHTEYKDVPVLAMGHLYVNGASISPESEREIHSVGGQAAFSSEHFPGGFNYVALGHIHVPQKIGASDTVRYSGSPLPLSFSERNNHHQLLELTVENGQVTAVETIPVPRNRTLRHVSGPLEYVREMLGSIESVDEHLPTLVEVLVEEENETLSARTHFEQLQRDYADASFLVAKSRLIFKNRLQGLESLYVADTHLQDLSYLDVFARRLDNAQTEGNDRELLLETYKQLYRLVTEQSALISHEDSANTLS
- a CDS encoding acetyltransferase, producing the protein MENPVLIFGAGSLGVTALDIFQRNSVVVYGLLDDNKELHGKEFGDITVLGETDDDGFLKLIGQKCEAFVAVGDTRVRKRLVKMLNDRRHIQPVNAIHDKAIVSTLAAIGHGNLISANTLINAFATIGQHCILQSGVVIEAQASLGDFVHVGTGSLINSGVTVEEGAFIGTGVTIVAGVTIGKGARIGAGSVVIENVGAGTTVFGNPAQKV
- the fcl gene encoding GDP-L-fucose synthase — encoded protein: MEKHAKIYVAGHRGMVGSAIVRKLESEGFTNIVTRTSSELDLRNQALVEEFFQTEKPDYVFLAAAKVGGIVANNTYRAQFLYENLMIEANIIHSAYQNDVKKLLFLGSSCIYPKLAPQPLKEEYLLSGFLEPTNEPYAIAKIAGIKLCEAYRSQYGANFISAMPTNLYGPNDNYDLQGSHVLPALIRKFHEAKVNSVPFVEVWGTGSPRREFLHADDLAEACVFLMETYNDELFVNIGTGEDVTIRELVEMVQTVVGYQGEVHWNTDKPDGTPRKLMDVSRLHSFGWKHTTELQEGIERTYQDFLANVELYVE
- a CDS encoding toxin-antitoxin system YwqK family antitoxin gives rise to the protein MIRIALVGLLFIITEQTLVAQTPATTTQPDALTTSARPTAIPEAKKTSILTTVEQTLGVEGTVKRTKDEVKRTKDDVKKTVNNTKEEFKKTVNSTKDQAEKAAEYAKGEAQKLDEFATETLPDLGLKLSQAKKENTEKKKKSKLLRTEYEGLPITEAYTKFGSGDKTIIEKFTVLKQFRQPSPYVREIYWYDAKEQRVRYSVIKDKEKSFILHGPYKRYQNGNLIEEGYYYVGAKDGRWERYDGNFMLSDKVRYSRGFPAESQITYYDSTHTKIKEVLPKEYGKLHGTYFAFYESGQLAAEGRYDNGTKVGRWTEYYPHRRAKKKTTQYAPSRWEDDFEPYLIGEWDEKGKVVYERPKEKVIAEEEQ
- a CDS encoding SGNH/GDSL hydrolase family protein produces the protein MTNNSPQYTFLSLGDSYTIGESVPETDRWSVQLATMLREQGVNVANPDIIARTGWTTEELQAAIKSSGNTKTYNLVSLLIGVNNQYRGQSLEKYRSEFNALLQTATQYAGGNKARVFVLSTPDWGVTPFAASQNRQKIATEIDAFNAVAREECQKAGIAYVDITPISRTASGDLSQIADDQLHFSGKMYRQWAEKALPLVKSWF
- a CDS encoding TraR/DksA family transcriptional regulator — encoded protein: MVQEEKKRYSEEELKEFEILINQKLDASRSELNYIKETLSKRNDSGTDNTSGTSKLLEDGADTSERENLSQLAARLQKFIQQLDAALVRIKNGTYGVCIDTGKLIPKERLRAVPHTQQTIEAKLKRR